One Acidobacteriota bacterium genomic window, GTGATCTCCGCGAAGGGAGACTCTAGCGCCGACGCACCGGTGGCCCGTTCCCGCTCGGTCTTCTCCATGATCTGGTGAAAGACCCGGCTGAGTTCCTCGGAGCTGCGTTTGACCCGAAGGCGGACGAGCCCCAGGGAGGATCGTTCGTCGAAAATGACCACGAGGATGACCTTCCCCGCCACAATGGAGATGTGGATGTTCTCTTTCTCCCCTTCGTGAAAGAGGACGGCGAACTCCTTTTCTCCGATGAGTTTCGCCAGGCCATCCGTGGCCGCCACATTTCCCGCCGTGAGGGAGGCGAGGGACGTCGTGTCCAGCCGCTCCACGTCCCCCGTTGCCGCGATCTGCTGCCCGTTCTTGTCCACCAGGAAGACCACGTTGGCGTTGGCGTCGACCCTCAGCTTGCTGATAATGTCCTTGATTTTCTGAAATTCCTCCTCATACATGATGAGGTCTGAGGCGCCCATACGGTCCTCCCTAATCTTTGCTCGTATAGCACAATCCCCTCGGGCCTTGCAACGTATCCCCGACCCCCTGCCCGGGGGGAGCTCAGGCGAGGGGCTGGTTCACAGGGCGAATCACGAGGTGAGGGTCTTGCGGCCCGAGAGCGCGCGGGAAAGGGTTTGGGCGTCCACGTACTGGAACTCCGCGCCCACGGGGAGGCCGTAGGCGATCCGCGAAATGCGGCCCACCCGCCCTTCCAAGTGAGCCGCCAGGAAGGAAGCCGTGGCCTCCCCTTCGGAGGTGGGCGGCGTGGCCAGGATGACCTCCCGCACCTCGCCGCCTGCGATCCTTGTCTCAAGGGCCTCCAGTCCGAGGTCTTCGGGACGGACTCCCCGAAGGGGCGATAGGAGGCCGTGGAGAACGTGGTACCGGCCCCGGAACTCGCCCGTCTCCTCCACCAGGTATACGTCGGACGGCGTTTCCACGATGCAGAGGACCCCCGGGTCCCTCCGGGCGTCGCTACACAGTGGACACGGTTCGCCGGCGGCCTGGTAGACCCGGCATTCGGGACATCGAATCACTTCTTCGGCCACTCTTTGGAGCGCCTCGGAGAGTTCACGGGGGGCGTCCGGCGCCCTTTCCAGGAGATGGAAGAGCATCCTCTGGGCGGACTTGGGCCCCACACCCGGCAGTTTGCGCAGGACCTCCAGACAGCGGCGGAGGGGGAAGGGAAGTTCGGCCACGACCGTACCCTAAAAGCCGGGAAGGCCCAATCCCCCTCCCAGGCCCCCCAACTTGGTTTGCAGGGTCTCGTCCACCTTGGAGCCCGCCGCGTTCACGGCGGCCACCAGGAGATCCTCCAGCATTTCCTTTTCCTGGGGGACCAGCAGGGACGGGTCCACCCGGATCTCCAGGACCTGCTTGTGCCCGTTCATGAGGACGCTGACCATCCCGCCTCCCGCCGATTCCTGGACCTGGAGGGCCTCCATTTCCTCCTGCACCTTCTCCTGCATCCTTTGGGCCTGCTTCAAGAGCTTATTCAGGTTCGGCATCTTCTCCTCCCACCGGCACCGGCGGCGTCACCGGCCGTACGCCCACCACCTGGCCCCCGAGGCGGCGGATCACCTTTTCTGCAAGGGGCGTCCCCTTCGGCCCTTCGGGCTCCTTTGGCGCAGCCTGGAGATCCGGCTCCCGCACCTCCACCACGACCCGACCGGGAAAGCCCAGTTCACGGGCCGAGCGCTCCAGCACCTCCCGTGATTCGGGCGAACCCAGGAGGGCGGCCGCCGTGAGCGCCCCATCGGGAAGGGCCACGTGAAGAACGCCGTCGGGATCCAAGGACACGTCCGCCGCTTGGATGGCGGAGGCGGCCAGGGGCACCTTGAGCCCCGCGGCCTCCTTGAACGCCGAAAAGCGGCCATCGCTCTCCAAGGAGGCCGCCTCGCCCTCGTCCATCCGCTTGAAGGGAATGAGGGCGCGGAAACGGAGGCCCTCCACCTCCTCCGCCTCCTCCGCCTCCTCCATCTCCTTTTGGGGCACCTTGGCCCGCTCCCCGTTCCCCGACGGCGGCCGGGAGGGAGGGGCCTGGCCCGCCAGAGCCCCCAAGATGGCGTCCAGGGGCAGAATGTTCGGCAGGTGGGCCGCCTTCACGAGCTGGAGTTCCACGAGCGCTTCGGGATCCGCCGCCCCCTTGAGGCGCTGGCGTGTCGAGGCGATCAGGTCGGTGAGTCTCAAGAGGTCTTCCAGCGAGGCCCCGGAGGAGAGGGCCTTCAACCTTTGCGGAGCGGTTGGGGCGTCAGATCCCAGCTTCCATCGCATGGCCGTTCGAAGGGTCTCGTCCATGTCCCCGAGGAATCGGTCCAGGTTCTGGCCCCGTTCCCGCATTCTGTCCACGAAGGAGGCCGCCGCGCGGGCATCTCCTCCCATGAGGGACTCCAGCAGCCCCAGAAGGTCCTCCTGGCCCACCACTCCGAGCGCCTCCGAGGTCTCCCGCTCCGTCAAGGGCCCGTCGGCGTAGGCGAGGAGTCGGTCGAGCAGGGTCAGACTGTCACGGACCGAGCCTTCACCTCCCCGCGCCACGATCTCCAGCGCCTCGGGCTCGGCCTCGACCCCGGCCTCCCGGCAGATTTCCTGGAGGTAGCGGGCCACCCGCGGGGGAGGGACCCGCCGGAAAACGAAGTGCTGGGCGCGGCTGTGGATGGTTTCGGGGATCTTGTGGGGCTCGGTGGTGGCGAGGATGAAGACGACGTGCGGGGGAGGCTCCTCCAAGGTCTTGAGGAGGGCATTGAAGGCCTGCACGGAGAGCATGTGGACCTCGTCGATGATGAAGATCCTGTAGCGGTCCCGGGCGGGCATGTAGCGAGCTGCCTGCATGAGTTCCCGGGCCTCCTCCGCATGGGTGTGGGAGGCGCCGTCGATCTCCAGCACATCCAGGCAGGCCCCTCGGGCGATCTCCTCGCAGGCCGGGCAAGCGCCGCATGGGTCGGGCGTGGGGCCGTTGGCGCAGTTGAGGCCCTTGGCGAAGATCCTCGCCGCTGTCGTCTTTCCTACCCCCCGGA contains:
- the dnaX gene encoding DNA polymerase III subunit gamma/tau, with amino-acid sequence MNQERPHQALARRYRPRSFSEMVGQEAVVRTLRNALASGRIHPAYIFSGIRGVGKTTAARIFAKGLNCANGPTPDPCGACPACEEIARGACLDVLEIDGASHTHAEEARELMQAARYMPARDRYRIFIIDEVHMLSVQAFNALLKTLEEPPPHVVFILATTEPHKIPETIHSRAQHFVFRRVPPPRVARYLQEICREAGVEAEPEALEIVARGGEGSVRDSLTLLDRLLAYADGPLTERETSEALGVVGQEDLLGLLESLMGGDARAAASFVDRMRERGQNLDRFLGDMDETLRTAMRWKLGSDAPTAPQRLKALSSGASLEDLLRLTDLIASTRQRLKGAADPEALVELQLVKAAHLPNILPLDAILGALAGQAPPSRPPSGNGERAKVPQKEMEEAEEAEEVEGLRFRALIPFKRMDEGEAASLESDGRFSAFKEAAGLKVPLAASAIQAADVSLDPDGVLHVALPDGALTAAALLGSPESREVLERSARELGFPGRVVVEVREPDLQAAPKEPEGPKGTPLAEKVIRRLGGQVVGVRPVTPPVPVGGEDAEPE
- a CDS encoding roadblock/LC7 domain-containing protein, with protein sequence MGASDLIMYEEEFQKIKDIISKLRVDANANVVFLVDKNGQQIAATGDVERLDTTSLASLTAGNVAATDGLAKLIGEKEFAVLFHEGEKENIHISIVAGKVILVVIFDERSSLGLVRLRVKRSSEELSRVFHQIMEKTERERATGASALESPFAEITDADIDALFNE
- a CDS encoding YbaB/EbfC family nucleoid-associated protein gives rise to the protein MPNLNKLLKQAQRMQEKVQEEMEALQVQESAGGGMVSVLMNGHKQVLEIRVDPSLLVPQEKEMLEDLLVAAVNAAGSKVDETLQTKLGGLGGGLGLPGF
- the recR gene encoding recombination mediator RecR translates to MAELPFPLRRCLEVLRKLPGVGPKSAQRMLFHLLERAPDAPRELSEALQRVAEEVIRCPECRVYQAAGEPCPLCSDARRDPGVLCIVETPSDVYLVEETGEFRGRYHVLHGLLSPLRGVRPEDLGLEALETRIAGGEVREVILATPPTSEGEATASFLAAHLEGRVGRISRIAYGLPVGAEFQYVDAQTLSRALSGRKTLTS